The genomic region CTGAAACCACGGCGCTGGGGCAACGGTCAGCCGGCGGATTGTGCCCCGGCCGTAGCCGTAGCGTGGGACTCGAACCCGGCAGCACTTCCGAAGAAGCCTGCTTCAACCAGCTAAGTACCACCCGCTTACGGCACCCAACGGCCGTAGTTCAGGGGTTGGAACGGGCGCCCGGAGCGCAGATGCTCCGGCGCCGCGCCGTTCCGGCCGACGGCTGCCAAATGGTGGTCAGCCGCCTTCCCAAAGAGTTTACGATGTATTAGACATGATTATTGCGTGATGCTTGTAGAAAATCAGGCAGGGGCCCGGGAGCGGCGGCAGCTTTTCTTGGCGGAATGCCACTCCCGGGGTTGCGAGTGTCAGAAGTCAATCGATTCGATTTCGGTGAGGGCGGAGCCACCGTTTTCCAGCGCCGCCAGCACGTCGAACACCTTGTCGGACCAGCCGGCAATCAGGGCCACTCCGTCCTCGGCGCGCACGTCGAGGGGGGCGGTACCGTGGCCAGCCAGGTCGAAGAGGTACAGCCGCGCCTGGGGCGCCACCGTGCGGCGGTAGTCGGCCCACTCCTTGGCGATGGTGGTGCCATTGAAGTGCGTGTTCCACAGCTGGCAGTCGGTGAACACCAGCACCTTGTCCACCACCTCGCGGCGGCGCTTCAGGTCCTCAATAACGAGGTAGCCGTTGGTGCTGTAGCCGACCTCACCTTCGCGCCGGTAGAACTCGTCGACGTTGCGCAAAACCGGGCCGCGGGGCAAGCTCAGCCGCTTCCAGGTGTTGCCGAACATACCGGCCACCACGTGCTGGCAGCGGCTCTGCAACAGCATACCCAGCACCAGGCCCACGTCGTAGAGCAGCACTTTGCTGCGCGGCGACACCGGCTGCTGCATCGAGCCCGACACGTCGCAGGCAATTACCACGCGGGTGTCGGGGCCGAAGCCGCGCAGGTTGGCGGCGCTGTGGCTGATGGCGTCTTCCAACGCCGCCAGCACCGCCGACACGTGGCCGCCGTGCAGGGCTTTCACCTCGCGGTAGGCCGCCAGAAACCGGAAGGGCAGCTGCTTGCTGCGCGCCACCGCAAACCGGTCGGCCAGGGCGGCGCACACCTCCACCATCGTTTCGGCCGACACGTCGGCTTCGAGGATGTTGCGCAGGTTGCGCAGCAGGGCCATGTAGCCCAGCTTGCCGCTGCCAATCAGCTCGGTCCATTTCTGGCGGAAGGCTGCCGTGCGCTCCGCCGGCGTGGCGTAGGCCACCTGCCCCAGCGCCGACAGCTCGGTTTCCCAGGTGTAGGGCGTGGGCAGCGTGCCCGCCACCAGCTGGTTGAACAGGGCTTGCTGCTCGGCGTTTTTGGCGGCGGGGTGCACCAGAAACAGCGCGTCGCGGAGGCGGACGGCGCCGGCCCGGTCGTACTTGGCCAGCTGGTAGCCGTCGAAACGGTTGAAGCTCTGGGCCAGGCCTTTCTGCACCTGCTTGGAGAGGCGGTTGAGGGTTTTGCGACCGGTGCGCTGGTTGGCCTGCGTATAGAAGGCCAGCAGCTCGGTGATTTCGTCGGGGCGCTGTACGATGCGGGCCACCAAACGGCTCACGAGGCTGTCGC from Hymenobacter canadensis harbors:
- a CDS encoding TROVE domain-containing protein, whose product is MRFNLPFRKARPDTVNHAGATAFTLSPALELYAAVATTALADQFYETADTRLTRLRELVARCEPRFVAQLAVYARERMHLRSVPLVLAVELARRHRGDSLVSRLVARIVQRPDEITELLAFYTQANQRTGRKTLNRLSKQVQKGLAQSFNRFDGYQLAKYDRAGAVRLRDALFLVHPAAKNAEQQALFNQLVAGTLPTPYTWETELSALGQVAYATPAERTAAFRQKWTELIGSGKLGYMALLRNLRNILEADVSAETMVEVCAALADRFAVARSKQLPFRFLAAYREVKALHGGHVSAVLAALEDAISHSAANLRGFGPDTRVVIACDVSGSMQQPVSPRSKVLLYDVGLVLGMLLQSRCQHVVAGMFGNTWKRLSLPRGPVLRNVDEFYRREGEVGYSTNGYLVIEDLKRRREVVDKVLVFTDCQLWNTHFNGTTIAKEWADYRRTVAPQARLYLFDLAGHGTAPLDVRAEDGVALIAGWSDKVFDVLAALENGGSALTEIESIDF